From the Candidatus Zixiibacteriota bacterium genome, the window GTTTGGGCTTGCAAATGCTCAGGACGTTCTAGATGTAACCGGAAATCCGACTGGTATTTGGATTGATGGTACCACCCCTACGGTGAATGTCGATACAGACGTCACCTGGACTGTCCACATGACTAACACCACTGATATTATCACTGGACATATGAACGGCTTCAGGGTCTTCATATCATCGACCGGTGATGCCAGTGGCGAACTTCCCGGTGGTACTTTTGCACCAATGACAGCCACTCTTCTGTTCGACTTTACAGATCCAGGTCTTGGAGAATACGATGACGGTGGATTCTTCTTCACTTATTTCTGCACCGGCACTGGTTCCGACACTGTCGGCGCCGGTGGTTTTGCTATGTTTAATGGCATACCTACAGCATTCGATGAAGATGTCTACACCTTCACGACTCAGGTTGGAATAGCCGAGGAAGGCAACTTCCTCTGTATCGATTCCGCTTGGTATCCTCCGGGTGGTGCTTGGATGTGGTCTCTTAAAACTGCCGGTTCGGTAGCCCCATCTTGGGCTGGCCCGTACTGCTTCCCGATTAAGAAGCAGCCGAACATTCCGGCATCATTTGACAACTGCCCGACGTCCATTCTCGACACAACCCACACTGCAACCCTTACCTTTGACTTGGATGCAACGGATCCCGATCCGGATAAGTGCCCGCCTAACGATGGTATGGTATTTTATACTGTAGTCAACGGCACACCTGGCGACGTTAACACCGCTGGTGTGTACAGCTTGGCCGGTAGCATCGCCTTGGTCAACCAAGGTTTGATTGATGTTTCCGTTGAGGTTGTCGACCAGTGTGGTGACGGTGACACCTGTGATTTCCAGGTTCGGTTCACCAACATCGCCCCGACTATTGATTGTGGCGACCCTATTAATGAGGGTACTAACAAGACCGCCACGAGAACATTTGTTGGTTCCGATGCTGATGGCGACGATCTCACATATTCGGTTGCCTTAGCAAGCGCGACTATGCCTGCTGGTGGTGCTGGATCCTTCGGCATCCATCCAGATGATGGCATATTCGAATTCGACACCGAGACTGCTGATGGTGACTCCACGTACATATTCACGGTTTGCGTGACTGATGGCGCGGATATGGATTGCTGTAGCCTTGTGGTCAATGTCCTCTCGGCTACACCTTTCGAGATTCAGATTGCTAAGACTCATAAGACCTACCAGGGTCAGCATGAGATGGTCGATGTTACGGTCAACAAGGGTACCGAAGAAATGATGGGCTTTGATTTCCTCATCGCCTACGACGCTTCGGCTCTTGCTTTCCAGACCGCAATTGAAGGCCGCATTTACAACCAGGACACAGCTACTGTTGATCCAGGTTGTGGATGGGAATACTTCACGTATCGCTACAATTACAATGGTAACTGTGGCAACGGCTGTCCTTCTGGTCTGCTGCGTGTAGTTGGTATGGCTGAGACCAACAATGGTCCTAACCATCCTGACTGCTACTCGCTGTTGGGTGAATTCGACATGCCTTACACGCTGTTCTCGCTCGACTTCCTGGTCACCGATGACCGGACTTTCGAGTGTCAGTATGTTCCGATTCGGTTCTACTGGATGGACTGTGGCGACAACACCATTGCCTATCACGAACTGATCGATCCGAACCCGTACGGTGTGCAGACTGCCATCTCCCGCTATGTCTTTGATTTCGATCAGGACTGGGATGTCTATGATGGTGAGATCACTAATCCGACCTTTGGTTGGCCGACGTACTTCGGTGCTCAGGATGACCCATGTTTGGAAGGTGGCGGAGACGACAAGCCGGTTCCGGAACGCTTCATCGACTTCATCAACGGTGGAATCGACATTGCTTGTGCCGACTCCATTGATGATCGTGGTGACCTGAACCTGAACGGCATCGCATACGAAATCGCTGACGCTGTACTGTACACGAACTACTTCGTGTATGGCCTTCAGGTCTTTGGTGACGCCACTCAAGAGGCATTCCAGGCTGCAGTTGCTGCATCTGACGTTAATGCCGATGGTATCGCCTTGTCGGTTGGTGACCTCGTCTACTTGATCCGTGTCATCGTTGGTGACGCTCTGGCTTACCCGAAACTGGCTCCGATCGACGCTTCTGTGACGTTCGCCAGTGCCATTTCGGTTGATAGCAAGATGGGCGCTGCCTTTGTCGTAATCGAAGGTAATGCTGCCCCTGAGCTGCTGGCTGATAACATGGAATTGAAGTATGCCTACGACGCCGAGGCTAATGTCACGCGCGCTCTGGTCTACTCCATGGAAGCCAACCAGACCTTCGAAGGTGAGTTCATGAACTCCAACGGTAACGTTGTGAGCATTGAGCTGGCCACATACGAAGGTGCTCCGGTCAAGGTCAACATGGTTCCGAGCAACTTCTCGCTGAACCAGAACTTCCCGAACCCGTTCAACCCGACCACCGTTGTCAGCTTCGACGTACCGAAGGCTGTTGACTATACTCTGTCAGTGTATAACATCACTGGTCAGGAAGTCGCTGTCTACACTGGTACCGCTCAGCCTGGCAATGTTGAGCTCGTGATTGACGGCGCCGGTTGGTCCTCCGGTATCTACTTCTACAAGTTGAATGCCGGTGACTTCTCCGACACCAAGAAGATGGTGATGGTTAAGTAATCAGACCCTTTTGTGGTTTTGATAATTCCCCGGAAAGGTTAATCCCTTTCCGGGGGATAAGAATAGGAGAGAGACATCGAAAACTAGATAGTGAATTGACTAGTAAAGCCAGGATAGGCAAGTTTGATGATTACGATGACCATACCGTTTGTAAGGCTCCGAGGGGAGACACAAAGAAATAAGGTCATCCTTTTTTGTATCTGGAGGTTATGGCCGGTATTGGCCGGGATATTGTGCAACCGGTTGCGGGGTTGCAGGGATGTTTCAAACAAGATTATGTACCTACTTTGGTCTTCTAAAAGAACGGCTCCTGAATTGATGAGGGGGTTCTGATCGTCCTACTGCTCAAGAGTTGAACAGAAGCGGACAATTTTCCGTAAGCCCTTAATGGGCACGTTGTTACAAAGACACAATGGAAGTGTCTGTAGCCCTCTATTGAAGGGTTGAGTTTGGTCAGAAAGTGACCACTCAGACTAACCATATGTGTACTGATTTGGTCCGCATATTGCTCGTACGAAGTACTGAGAGAACCTGTAATTTGTCTGGTTGAGTAATTTATAATGGATAGAGTTCTGATAAAGAGAAGCTACCCCGTGGTGGTTCGAGTCGGCTCCGGCTCAATAGCAGCTTTGGCGAAAGTCGCCGAGGCAGGAAATGCTGTTGATTCGAATCCGGGTCAAACTGCAACAATTTGCATCAGAGAATCCGGACGACCTGACGGTCGCGACATTATGGTTGAAAAAAAAGATATTTATTGGTCCGATAAGCAAAGGAACAAGTACCTATGAAAACAGTAAGTATTCCCATTCTATTGCTCGTCTTGATATTGGGATTGGCTGGTCAATCCCAGGCGGGGGCCGCCTGTGCGGACATTCTGCCGAGCCACTTAGATACATTCGCTATTCTTAATGTCTCCGGGGGACCGGACTCGATTGTGAATGTTCCTATTGAGTTCGACATCAGACGCAATGTCCAGGCTTTCCAGGTATTCCTGGATCTCGATACAACCCTGCTGCATCCGCTGGTTCTGGGTATTGATACCGGCTGGGATTCAACCGGAACGGTGATCATCGGGATCACCCGCTTCTACCAGTGGAATGTAACCGGTTTTCTGGACACGACCGAAACGTACCCAATTGTTGCAGAGGAAGAGGAGTACCCTTCTGAGTTCTCCACTCATCTGCGGCTGAAGGTCCTTGGTATGCCGATCAATTATGTCGATCCTTCTCCTGGGGCCGACTCGGGCACTTCTATTATTCTTACTCTCCCGATGCATATCGACCCTGCAGCTCAGCATGGCGATGCCATTAATATCAATTTCTACGAAGAAGATATTATTGACCCGGAGTCTTTTCCACCGGTTTCTATCGGTTGCCAAAACAACGCTTATTCGAACTTTGAAGGTCTCCAAACCGTTGTACAACTGGATTGGGGGCGGGTGATAGTTGATACACTAGCCACTTCGCCACCGGTGATTGACTATTTTACAGCCACCCCGACATCAATAATGCAGGGGAGTAATTCGACTCTTGCCTGGAGTGTATCCGACGCCACGGAAATCACCATTGACAATGGCATTGGTACGGTGAGTGGACCGACCGGAACAAGACTAGTCGATCCCTCAGTGACGACAACCTATATTATCAGCGCCAGCAATGCCTCTGGCTCGGCGATCCCGAAAGTAGCAACAGTAACGGTCACTAGTCCGGGCGATAACAACGCCCCGGTAGTAGCTTCGGTGTCCCCTGGCTCCTATGTAATTACCGAAGGAGAGAATGTCGCGTTTACCGTGTCGGCCTCGGATGCTGATGGTGACGCACTGACTTTAAGGGCTCTTAGCCTGCCGACCAACGCCAGTTTTGGTGTCGGAGGTGAGGTGTCAGGAGTGGGCTCAACACAGGGAAGTTTCAGCTTCACGCCGGCTCGCGGACAGGCCGGTACCTATGCCATCCAGTTCCAGGCCCAGGATGCCATCGGGAGTACTTCGAATATCGTCACGGTATCAATCACGGTAGATGAGATCGAGTTCGATATCCTGTTTACAACCTCCACTCCTGAGGGCAGCCCGGCAGGTGGATTAGCTGGCAAGAAATCCATTCTCCTGCCAATCGATCTGGTGACCGCGCAGACGGTCTACGGTGTGCAGTTTGACTTTCTCTATGACGCTGACTATTTCGACCTTGATTCGGTGATAACTACCTTCCGAACTGATGGTTTCGTAGTATATGATGATATCGGGGGCACTTCCGGCGAGGTCCGAGTGGTGACCTTTGGCATGGACAACGATTCTATCGTGCCCGGCCAGAATGACAGTACTGCAATCCTCTATATGGTGATGTCGATAGATTCCCTGGCTCCCCCAGGAAACTACTCAGTTTACATCGAAAATGGATGGGAATCCATAAACCCTGATCCGAACTATCCATCAATGGCGATGGTGACTGATTCGGGTATCATCCAGG encodes:
- a CDS encoding T9SS type A sorting domain-containing protein; protein product: MKRNAFVFILSALIVCSFGLANAQDVLDVTGNPTGIWIDGTTPTVNVDTDVTWTVHMTNTTDIITGHMNGFRVFISSTGDASGELPGGTFAPMTATLLFDFTDPGLGEYDDGGFFFTYFCTGTGSDTVGAGGFAMFNGIPTAFDEDVYTFTTQVGIAEEGNFLCIDSAWYPPGGAWMWSLKTAGSVAPSWAGPYCFPIKKQPNIPASFDNCPTSILDTTHTATLTFDLDATDPDPDKCPPNDGMVFYTVVNGTPGDVNTAGVYSLAGSIALVNQGLIDVSVEVVDQCGDGDTCDFQVRFTNIAPTIDCGDPINEGTNKTATRTFVGSDADGDDLTYSVALASATMPAGGAGSFGIHPDDGIFEFDTETADGDSTYIFTVCVTDGADMDCCSLVVNVLSATPFEIQIAKTHKTYQGQHEMVDVTVNKGTEEMMGFDFLIAYDASALAFQTAIEGRIYNQDTATVDPGCGWEYFTYRYNYNGNCGNGCPSGLLRVVGMAETNNGPNHPDCYSLLGEFDMPYTLFSLDFLVTDDRTFECQYVPIRFYWMDCGDNTIAYHELIDPNPYGVQTAISRYVFDFDQDWDVYDGEITNPTFGWPTYFGAQDDPCLEGGGDDKPVPERFIDFINGGIDIACADSIDDRGDLNLNGIAYEIADAVLYTNYFVYGLQVFGDATQEAFQAAVAASDVNADGIALSVGDLVYLIRVIVGDALAYPKLAPIDASVTFASAISVDSKMGAAFVVIEGNAAPELLADNMELKYAYDAEANVTRALVYSMEANQTFEGEFMNSNGNVVSIELATYEGAPVKVNMVPSNFSLNQNFPNPFNPTTVVSFDVPKAVDYTLSVYNITGQEVAVYTGTAQPGNVELVIDGAGWSSGIYFYKLNAGDFSDTKKMVMVK
- a CDS encoding T9SS type A sorting domain-containing protein, whose amino-acid sequence is MKTVSIPILLLVLILGLAGQSQAGAACADILPSHLDTFAILNVSGGPDSIVNVPIEFDIRRNVQAFQVFLDLDTTLLHPLVLGIDTGWDSTGTVIIGITRFYQWNVTGFLDTTETYPIVAEEEEYPSEFSTHLRLKVLGMPINYVDPSPGADSGTSIILTLPMHIDPAAQHGDAININFYEEDIIDPESFPPVSIGCQNNAYSNFEGLQTVVQLDWGRVIVDTLATSPPVIDYFTATPTSIMQGSNSTLAWSVSDATEITIDNGIGTVSGPTGTRLVDPSVTTTYIISASNASGSAIPKVATVTVTSPGDNNAPVVASVSPGSYVITEGENVAFTVSASDADGDALTLRALSLPTNASFGVGGEVSGVGSTQGSFSFTPARGQAGTYAIQFQAQDAIGSTSNIVTVSITVDEIEFDILFTTSTPEGSPAGGLAGKKSILLPIDLVTAQTVYGVQFDFLYDADYFDLDSVITTFRTDGFVVYDDIGGTSGEVRVVTFGMDNDSIVPGQNDSTAILYMVMSIDSLAPPGNYSVYIENGWESINPDPNYPSMAMVTDSGIIQVDRPGDVNLDQHVDVADAVNIVAQILGNYSLTGRQFDVADVVTNGIVDVFDLVGVVNLIFGIPVSPAPAQFTGSDMATVAIQFEDPLDGTADVLVVKSELPEAIAGVEIDIAYNPRTILLGSPETTEDADGLIMSYKDNGVGKMKILMHFTNPFKDEAMIQEGSADLIRIPVLARAKDVEGEESQVNLRNVLLSTSTASAVRVQGFEPALPSSFNLRQNYPNPFNPTTTIEFSIDGDGSGMQHVSLEIFNILGQHVKLLIDEKLPVGNHQVVWDASNDRGRQVATGIYLYKLQVENDRQTKKMLFLK